One Malus domestica chromosome 11, GDT2T_hap1 genomic region harbors:
- the LOC103430118 gene encoding scarecrow-like protein 21 has translation MDQHFGFGATGAGLSYTAPLPAVPSLRKRLLGSLKFDTRNSPNSPFLTHFDSDSLTTLSDSQEQRSSSENLSEATPSCTSSFETNSYVHQLSLSPSVDCSRDGLQVYSGSTSALKDANSSQNIKQTLQELESALMGPDDEEEEVTTPNASIGESGRRQMQRSMSWIQKHQVSQPVQRQASFVSRQRQSGEVQIEKRHKVIDDASLKGLPAGNLKQLLIACAEALSNNDMDSFEKLIEKARGAVSISGEPIRRLGAYLVEGLIARKEISGANIYHALRCREPESNELLSYMQILYEICPYLKFGYLAANGAIAEACRNEDRIHIIDFQIAQGSQWVTLLQALAARPGGAPHVRITGIDDPLSKHARGDGLEAVGRRLKAISDKFNIPVEFHGVPVFSPNVTLDMLDVRPGEALAVNFPLELHHTPDESVVENNPRDGLLRTVKSLNPKVTTLVEQESNTNTTPFFNRFVEALEYYMAMFESIDVALPRSSKERINVEQHCLARDIVNVIACEGRERVERHELFGKWKSRFTMAGFRQYPLSSYVNSVIKSLLRCYSEHYTLVERDGAMLLGWKDRNLVSASAWH, from the coding sequence ATGGACCAGCATTTTGGATTTGGTGCGACCGGTGCAGGATTGTCATATACAGCTCCACTTCCCGCTGTTCCATCTTTACGGAAAAGGTTACTTgggtcgttgaaatttgataccAGGAACTCACCAAATTCACCCTTTTTGACTCACTTTGATTCTGACTCTCTTACAACACTGAGCGACAGTCAGGAGCAGCGCAGCTCCTCCGAGAATCTCTCAGAAGCCACCCCCTCCTGTACCTCTTCATTTGAAACAAACAGTTACGTCCATCAGTTAAGCTTAAGCCCTTCGGTGGACTGTAGTCGAGACGGTCTGCAGGTCTATTCTGGTAGCACTTCTGCCTTAAAGGATGCAAATAGTAGCCAGAATATAAAACAAACTTTGCAAGAATTAGAGAGTGCTTTAATGGGGCCTGacgatgaggaagaagaagtcaCCACACCAAACGCTTCTATTGGAGAAAGTGGCAGGAGGCAGATGCAGAGGTCCATGTCATGGATCCAGAAGCACCAGGTTTCACAACCAGTTCAACGCCAGGCATCCTTTGTTTCTAGGCAAAGGCAGTCGGGTGAAGTTCAGATTGAGAAACGTCATAAAGTGATAGATGATGCATCTCTAAAGGGTTTGCCAGCAGGTAATCTGAAGCAATTGCTGATTGCATGTGCTGAAGCTCTCTCCAACAACGACATGGATAGTTTTGAAAAGTTGATTGAAAAGGCTAGAGGAGCTGTATCTATCAGTGGAGAACCAATCCGGCGACTTGGAGCTTACTTGGTAGAAGGGCTGATAGCAAGGAAGGAGATATCGGGTGCCAATATTTACCATGCCCTTAGGTGTAGAGAGCCTGAGAGCAACGAATTGCTGTCCTACATGCAGATTCTGTATGAGATATGCCCATACTTAAAGTTTGGTTACTTGGCAGCCAATGGGGCCATTGCTGAGGCATGCAGAAATGAGGACCGCATCCACATTATAGACTTCCAGATTGCTCAGGGAAGTCAGTGGGTCACTCTCCTTCAAGCACTTGCAGCAAGACCCGGTGGGGCTCCCCATGTACGAATTACAGGTATCGATGATCCTCTTTCTAAACATGCCCGTGGTGATGGGTTGGAGGCAGTAGGGAGACGGTTGAAAGCCATCTCTGACAAATTTAACATCCCAGTTGAATTTCATGGAGTTCCAGTATTCTCACCCAATGTCACACTGGACATGCTTGATGTCAGGCCCGGAGAGGCTCTTGCTGTGAACTTCCCTCTGGAGCTTCATCACACACCAGATGAGAGCGTTGTTGAGAACAATCCAAGGGATGGGCTGCTGAGAACAGTGAAGTCTCTGAATCCAAAGGTAACCACTTTGGTGGAGCAAGAATCAAATACAAACACAACCCCTTTCTTCAATAGGTTTGTGGAAGCTCTTGAATACTACATGGCGATGTTCGAGTCTATTGATGTGGCCCTGCCAAGGAGCAGCAAGGAGAGAATCAATGTGGAGCAGCATTGCTTGGCAAGAGATATTGTGAATGTCATTGCTTGCGAGGGGAGGGAGAGGGTGGAACGCCACGAGCTCTTTGGCAAGTGGAAGTCCAGGTTTACAATGGCAGGGTTTCGGCAATACCCGTTGAGCTCATATGTAAACTCTGTCATTAAGAGTCTGCTGAGGTGTTACTCGGAGCATTATACACTGGTGGAGAGGGACGGCGCTATGCTCTTGGGATGGAAGGACAGGAACCTAGTATCGGCTTCTGCCTGGCACTGa